The following proteins come from a genomic window of Leopardus geoffroyi isolate Oge1 chromosome A3, O.geoffroyi_Oge1_pat1.0, whole genome shotgun sequence:
- the RSAD2 gene encoding radical S-adenosyl methionine domain-containing protein 2 isoform X2, translating to MWMLVPVAFAGKLLSAFRKPLRSLWSSLVPWVLWLRATLWLPGGQSAWPPQPGRGEPQESRGDGGQGPDQPTTPTSVNYHFTRQCNYKCGFCFHTAKTSFVLPLDEAKRGLRLLQEAGEYLDILAISCDSFDEQVNVLIGRGQGKKNHVENLQKLRTWCRDYRVAFKINSVINRFNVDEDMREQIKALNPVRWKVFQCLLIEGENSGEDALREAQQFIISDEEFEGFLDRHKDVSCLVPESNQKMKDSYLILDEYMRFLNCRNGRKDPSKSILDVGVEEAIKFSGFDEKMFLKRGGKYVWSKADLKLDW from the exons ATGTGGATGCTGGTGCCCGTGGCTTTTGCTGGAAAGCTGCTGAGCGCTTTCAGGAAGCCCCTGCGCTCCCTCTGGAGCAGCCTGGTCCCCTGGGTCCTCTGGCTCAGGGCCACACTCTGGCTACCAGGGGGCCAGAGCGCCTGGCCACCGCAGCCGGGCCGGGGAGAACcgcaggagagcagaggggatGGCGGGCAGGGCCCGGACcagcccaccacccccaccagcgTCAACTACCATTTCACCCGCCAGTGCAACTACAAGTGTGGCTTCTGCTTCCACACGGCCAAGACGTCCTTCGTGCTGCCCCTGGATGAGGCCAAGCGAGGGCTGCGGCTGCTGCAGGAAGCCG GTGAATATTTGGACATCCTTGCCATCTCCTGTGACAGCTTTGATGAACAAGTCAACGTCCTCATTGGTCGTGGCCAAGGAAAGAAGAACCACGTGGAGAATCTTCAAAAACTGAGGACATGGTGTAGAGATTATAGAGTGGCCTTCAAAATAAATTCTGTCATTAATCGATTCAACGTGGATGAGGATATGAGGGAGCAGATTAAAGCCCTGAACCCGGTCCGCTGGAAA GTCTTCCAATGTCTCCTCATTGAGGGGGAGAATTCTGGAGAAGACGCCTTGAGAGAAGCGCAACAATTCATCATCAGCGATGAAGAATTTGAAGGATTCTTAGACCGCCACAAAGACGTGTCCTGCTTGGTGCCCGAGTCTAACCAGAAG ATGAAAGATTCCTACCTTATTCTGGATGAGTAT ATGCGCTTCCTGAATTGTAGGAACGGGCGGAAGGATCCTTCCAAGTCCATCCTGGATGTTGGCGTAGAAGAAGCTATAAAATTCAGTGGATTTGATGAAAAGATGTTTCTAAAGCGAGGAGGCAAATACGTGTGGAGCAAGGCAGACCTGAAGCTGGACTGGTAG
- the RSAD2 gene encoding radical S-adenosyl methionine domain-containing protein 2 isoform X1, with amino-acid sequence MWMLVPVAFAGKLLSAFRKPLRSLWSSLVPWVLWLRATLWLPGGQSAWPPQPGRGEPQESRGDGGQGPDQPTTPTSVNYHFTRQCNYKCGFCFHTAKTSFVLPLDEAKRGLRLLQEAGMEKINFSGGEPFIHDRGEYLGQLVRFCKEELRLPSVSIVSNGSLIRERWFRTYGEYLDILAISCDSFDEQVNVLIGRGQGKKNHVENLQKLRTWCRDYRVAFKINSVINRFNVDEDMREQIKALNPVRWKVFQCLLIEGENSGEDALREAQQFIISDEEFEGFLDRHKDVSCLVPESNQKMKDSYLILDEYMRFLNCRNGRKDPSKSILDVGVEEAIKFSGFDEKMFLKRGGKYVWSKADLKLDW; translated from the exons ATGTGGATGCTGGTGCCCGTGGCTTTTGCTGGAAAGCTGCTGAGCGCTTTCAGGAAGCCCCTGCGCTCCCTCTGGAGCAGCCTGGTCCCCTGGGTCCTCTGGCTCAGGGCCACACTCTGGCTACCAGGGGGCCAGAGCGCCTGGCCACCGCAGCCGGGCCGGGGAGAACcgcaggagagcagaggggatGGCGGGCAGGGCCCGGACcagcccaccacccccaccagcgTCAACTACCATTTCACCCGCCAGTGCAACTACAAGTGTGGCTTCTGCTTCCACACGGCCAAGACGTCCTTCGTGCTGCCCCTGGATGAGGCCAAGCGAGGGCTGCGGCTGCTGCAGGAAGCCG GGATGGAGAAGATCAACTTTTCGGGGGGAGAGCCATTCATTCATGACCGGGGCGAGTACCTGGGCCAGCTGGTGAGGTTCTGCAAGGAGGAGCTAAGGCTGCCCAGCGTGAGCATCGTCAGCAACGGGAGCCTGATCCGGGAGCGCTGGTTCAGGACTTACG GTGAATATTTGGACATCCTTGCCATCTCCTGTGACAGCTTTGATGAACAAGTCAACGTCCTCATTGGTCGTGGCCAAGGAAAGAAGAACCACGTGGAGAATCTTCAAAAACTGAGGACATGGTGTAGAGATTATAGAGTGGCCTTCAAAATAAATTCTGTCATTAATCGATTCAACGTGGATGAGGATATGAGGGAGCAGATTAAAGCCCTGAACCCGGTCCGCTGGAAA GTCTTCCAATGTCTCCTCATTGAGGGGGAGAATTCTGGAGAAGACGCCTTGAGAGAAGCGCAACAATTCATCATCAGCGATGAAGAATTTGAAGGATTCTTAGACCGCCACAAAGACGTGTCCTGCTTGGTGCCCGAGTCTAACCAGAAG ATGAAAGATTCCTACCTTATTCTGGATGAGTAT ATGCGCTTCCTGAATTGTAGGAACGGGCGGAAGGATCCTTCCAAGTCCATCCTGGATGTTGGCGTAGAAGAAGCTATAAAATTCAGTGGATTTGATGAAAAGATGTTTCTAAAGCGAGGAGGCAAATACGTGTGGAGCAAGGCAGACCTGAAGCTGGACTGGTAG